Proteins from one Mercurialis annua linkage group LG7, ddMerAnnu1.2, whole genome shotgun sequence genomic window:
- the LOC126656073 gene encoding fatty acid amide hydrolase-like isoform X5, with the protein MGLLKAEGVIYKATEKVDLSADSHEPYQRANVKAPRMAGFVLKMFAWFLESNIFGPFLLYILKRNNLIHKLVSNAELEESPLYVPLHPFAEDFSEKEENENLSPSQRVQKAVQCLPPSLSSSSSSNLSFRRYSIMDYFNAYNSAQITPFMVAKRIIGAIGESCDPSLDMAFFINYDIQDILRQAEESTQRYQKGEPLSVLDGVPIAVKDEIDCTPYPTTGGTKWLHLLRSCKSDAYCVMCLRSCGAMLIGKTNMHELGAGTSGINPHYGATRNPYDAGKIAGGSSSGSAAVVAAGLCPVALGVDGGDVWGPTISPSIHGHKYYLLFVDHFTKYVWLYPLQAKSEVAAIFPLFQALVEKQFNSQIRNFYSDNGGEFVALRHYFATKGISWYTTAPHTPQQNGTAERRHRQLLAIGRALLSHSGLPIKYWSYAIETAAYLYNRMPTSLLNDRCPYEALFQKSPNYAKLRVFGCLCFPWLKQSQSQKSVPQFKI; encoded by the exons ATGGGACTACTCAAGGCGGAAGGTGTTATTTACAAGGCTACGGAGAAGGTTGATCTGAGTGCTGACAGCCATGAACCGTATCAACGTGCCAATGTCAAAG CTCCTCGCATGGCTGGATTTGTGCTCAAAATGTTTGCATGGTTTTTGGAGTCCAACATATTTGGACCATTTCTCCTCTATATACTTAAGAGAAACAATCTAATTCATAAG CTTGTTTCAAATGCTGAGCTGGAGGAATCACCTCTTTATGTACCTTTGCACCCGTTTGCAG AAGATTTCAGTGAAAAAGAAGAGAATGAGAATTTAAGTCCATCCCAACGAGTTCAAAAGGCAGTTCAATGCTTGCCTCCCTCTCTATCATCATCATCGTCGTCAAATCTTTCCTTCCGTCGCTACTCCATAATGGATTACTTCAACGCTTACAATTCAGCACAAATTACTCCCTTCATg GTGGCAAAGCGAATAATAGGTGCTATTGGGGAATCTTGTGATCCATCATTGGACATGGCGttctttattaattatgatattcAAGATATTTTGAGACAAGCTGAGGAATCAACTCAACGTTATCAAAAAG GCGAGCCGTTATCAGTTTTAGATGGAGTCCCAATTGCTGTAAAGGATGAAATTGATTGTACTCCATATCCTACCACAG GAGGTACAAAATGGCTTCACTTATTAAGATCTTGTAAATCGGATGCCTATTGTGTAATGTGCCTCAGATCATGTGGTGCTATGCTTATTGGAAAAACTAACATGCATGAGCTTGGAGCTGGAACAAGTGGAATCAATCCTCATTATGG GGCAACTAGGAATCCATATGATGCTGGGAAGATTGCTGGAGGGTCATCTAGCGGATCCGCTGCAGTAGTAGCTGCAGGACTCTGCCCTGTTGCCCTTGGAGTTGATGGGGGTG ATGTATGGGGACCGACAATCTCTCCCTCCATTCATGGTCATAAATATTATCTTTTGTTTGTGGACCATTTCACAAAATATGTTTGGCTCTATCCGCTACAAGCCAAGTCCGAAGTTGCTGCCATATTCCCACTGTTTCAAGCATTAGTGGAAAAACAGTTTAATAGCCAAATCAGAAATTTTTACTCTGATAATGGAGGCGAATTTGTTGCTCTGCGCCATTATTTTGCTACAAAAGGTATCAGTTGGTACACAACCGCTCCTCACACTCCGCAACAAAACGGGACAGCTGAACGGCGGCATCGTCAGCTTCTTGCTATAGGGCGAGCACTCCTATCTCACTCTGGTCTTCCTATCAAATATTGGTCTTATGCTATCGAAACCGCTGCATATTTATACAACCGAATGCCTACTTCTCTGTTGAATGATCGATGTCCTTATGAAGCTTTATTTCAGAAATCACCAAATTATGCGAAGTTACGAGTATTTGGTTGTCTATGCTTCCCCTGGCTCAAACAATCTCAAAGCCAAAAATCAGTCCCACAATTTAAGATTTGA